Proteins from a single region of Streptomyces spectabilis:
- a CDS encoding DsbA family oxidoreductase — translation MTVTIDVWFDFICPYSLITRHVLARALDGKDAAPAFHPFEVNPNCVEEAGEYPRGVWENSVRPLGAERGVHLAGPPGTPLRRARMALLGYRYAAEHGAGARYTDLVFGAYFHHWQDISDPTVLAALAVEAGLDRAGFRAAIMSARYARAHQQGLAHARGQAQVSMVPVIVAGQRRIDGVPTAAELAGAVDEAIAAGTAPAAPAPAGVWDMTTQAPPGMPLPAPVPKARPQAGPARLHGT, via the coding sequence ATGACCGTCACGATCGACGTCTGGTTCGACTTCATCTGTCCCTACAGCCTGATCACCCGGCATGTGCTGGCCAGGGCGCTGGACGGCAAGGACGCCGCCCCCGCCTTCCATCCCTTCGAGGTCAACCCCAACTGCGTGGAGGAGGCCGGGGAGTACCCGCGCGGGGTGTGGGAGAACTCGGTGCGCCCGCTGGGCGCCGAACGCGGCGTGCATCTGGCCGGGCCGCCGGGCACCCCGCTGCGCCGGGCCCGGATGGCGCTGCTGGGCTACCGCTACGCGGCCGAGCACGGCGCCGGGGCCCGCTACACCGACCTGGTCTTCGGCGCCTACTTCCACCACTGGCAGGACATCTCCGATCCCACGGTCCTGGCCGCGCTCGCGGTGGAGGCGGGCCTGGACCGGGCGGGGTTCCGCGCGGCCATCATGTCGGCCCGCTACGCCCGCGCCCACCAGCAGGGCCTGGCGCACGCGCGCGGCCAGGCACAGGTGTCGATGGTGCCGGTGATCGTGGCCGGGCAGCGGCGCATCGACGGGGTGCCCACGGCCGCCGAGCTGGCGGGGGCCGTGGACGAGGCGATCGCCGCCGGCACGGCACCCGCCGCGCCGGCCCCGGCGGGGGTGTGGGACATGACCACCCAGGCCCCGCCCGGGATGCCGCTTCCCGCGCCGGTGCCCAAGGCCCGCCCGCAGGCGGGCCCGGCCCGCCTGCACGGCACCTGA
- a CDS encoding sugar phosphate nucleotidyltransferase, with the protein MKAVVMAGGEGSRLRPMTSDLPKPLLPVADRPIMEHVLRLLKRHRLDDTVVTVQFLASLIREQFGDGSQLGMRLSYATEPYALGTAGSVKNAADLLGDEPFVVISGDALTDIDLTDLIAFHRAKGALVTVCLTRVPEPVEFGITVVDGQGRVERFLEKPTWGQVFSDTVNTGIYVMEPEVLDYVAPGENVDWSSDVFPRLLEEGRPVYGYVAEGYWEDVGTHTSYLRAQADVLGGRVGVERAGVELSPTVRVDATARIHPTAQLTGPVYVGPHAQIGAGARIGEHTVVGAHAVVDQGARLHRVVVHPHAYLGPGARLRGCVIGRNASLRREVRIEEGSVLGAGCVVEEEASVAADVLVYPGKTIEAGTTVNDSLVWEARATKSLFTPRGVRGVLNSQVTPDLAVRLASAFATTLPREGQVAVARDHGVAAQVLLPAMVSALRAAGVGVRDLGHVPLPLARRHTAADDSHGGIVVTTTPGSEESVDIVFLDAHGIDLSPTAQRGLERVFSRREYRRVLSGEMGRLHTAPTSIEEYADTLTGQLGTLGGHRRLKVVIDAACGSTALTLPAVLGRLSIEALTVNNALVPASSTETAAERRAALHTLGHFVATSGADFGVRFDPTGERLSLVDERGHIVADDRILLLLVRLLTCEAGGGRTAVPVTVSRAVEHTARAHGGQVRWVATAPGDLNRAAAGGGFILAADGEGAFVLPEFSIYADGVAAFVKLAALLAADHTSLSELIAPLPAVHVRRRDLPTAWRIKGQVMRTVVEAASGRQIDTTDGVRVTEDDGRWALVLPDAAAPITRLWAEGPDPAAADALLDEWSAAVRGSAAA; encoded by the coding sequence ATGAAGGCTGTTGTGATGGCCGGCGGCGAGGGCTCACGGCTGAGGCCGATGACCTCGGACCTGCCCAAGCCGCTGCTGCCGGTCGCCGACCGGCCGATCATGGAGCACGTGCTGCGCCTGCTCAAGCGCCACCGCCTGGACGACACCGTCGTCACCGTGCAGTTCCTGGCCTCCCTCATCCGCGAGCAGTTCGGGGACGGCAGCCAGCTGGGCATGCGCCTGAGCTACGCCACCGAACCGTATGCGCTGGGCACCGCGGGCAGCGTGAAGAACGCCGCCGACCTGCTGGGCGACGAGCCGTTCGTGGTGATCTCCGGTGACGCGCTGACCGACATCGACCTCACCGACCTGATCGCCTTCCACCGTGCCAAGGGCGCGCTGGTGACCGTGTGCCTGACCCGGGTGCCCGAGCCGGTGGAGTTCGGCATCACCGTCGTCGACGGCCAGGGCCGCGTCGAGCGCTTTTTGGAGAAGCCCACCTGGGGCCAGGTGTTCTCCGACACCGTCAACACCGGCATCTATGTCATGGAGCCGGAAGTCCTGGACTACGTCGCCCCGGGCGAGAACGTGGACTGGTCCAGCGACGTCTTCCCCCGCCTGCTCGAAGAGGGCCGGCCCGTCTACGGGTACGTCGCCGAGGGCTACTGGGAGGACGTGGGCACCCACACCAGCTATCTGCGCGCCCAGGCCGACGTGCTGGGCGGGCGGGTGGGCGTGGAGCGGGCCGGGGTGGAGCTGTCCCCCACCGTGCGGGTCGACGCCACCGCCCGCATCCACCCCACCGCCCAGCTGACCGGGCCGGTGTATGTGGGCCCGCACGCCCAGATCGGGGCGGGCGCACGGATCGGCGAGCACACCGTGGTGGGCGCGCACGCGGTCGTCGACCAGGGCGCCCGGCTGCACCGGGTGGTGGTGCACCCGCACGCCTACCTCGGCCCCGGCGCCCGCCTGCGCGGCTGTGTGATCGGCCGCAACGCCAGCCTGCGCCGCGAGGTGCGCATCGAGGAGGGCAGCGTGCTGGGGGCGGGCTGCGTGGTGGAGGAGGAGGCCTCGGTCGCCGCCGACGTGCTGGTCTACCCGGGCAAGACCATCGAGGCGGGCACCACCGTCAACGACAGCCTGGTCTGGGAGGCGCGCGCCACCAAGTCCCTGTTCACCCCGCGCGGGGTGCGCGGGGTCCTCAACAGCCAGGTCACCCCCGACCTCGCGGTGCGCCTGGCCAGCGCGTTCGCCACCACCCTGCCGCGCGAGGGCCAGGTCGCCGTGGCCCGCGACCACGGGGTGGCCGCCCAGGTGCTGCTGCCCGCCATGGTCTCCGCGCTGCGCGCGGCCGGGGTGGGCGTGCGCGACCTGGGGCACGTGCCGCTGCCGCTGGCCCGCCGGCACACCGCCGCCGACGACAGCCACGGCGGCATCGTGGTCACCACCACCCCCGGCAGCGAGGAGAGCGTCGACATCGTCTTCCTGGACGCGCACGGCATCGACCTGTCCCCCACCGCCCAGCGCGGCCTGGAGCGGGTCTTCAGCCGGCGCGAGTACCGGCGGGTGCTGTCGGGCGAGATGGGCCGCCTGCACACGGCCCCCACCAGCATCGAGGAGTACGCCGACACCCTCACCGGGCAGCTGGGCACCCTCGGCGGCCACCGCCGCCTGAAGGTCGTCATCGACGCCGCCTGCGGCAGCACCGCGCTGACCCTGCCCGCCGTCCTGGGACGGCTGAGCATCGAGGCGCTGACCGTCAACAACGCCCTGGTGCCCGCCTCCAGCACGGAGACCGCCGCCGAACGGCGGGCCGCCCTGCACACCCTGGGCCACTTCGTGGCCACCTCCGGCGCCGACTTCGGGGTGCGCTTCGACCCCACCGGGGAGCGCCTGTCCCTGGTCGACGAACGCGGCCACATCGTCGCCGACGACCGCATCCTGCTGCTGCTGGTACGGCTGCTGACCTGCGAGGCCGGCGGCGGGCGCACCGCGGTGCCGGTCACCGTCAGCCGCGCCGTGGAGCACACCGCCCGCGCCCACGGCGGCCAGGTCCGCTGGGTGGCCACCGCCCCCGGCGACCTCAACCGGGCGGCCGCCGGCGGCGGCTTCATCCTGGCCGCCGACGGCGAAGGCGCCTTCGTGCTGCCCGAGTTCAGCATCTACGCCGACGGGGTGGCGGCCTTCGTCAAACTCGCCGCCCTGCTCGCCGCGGACCACACCAGCCTGAGCGAGCTCATCGCCCCGCTGCCCGCCGTGCACGTGCGCCGCCGCGACCTGCCCACCGCCTGGCGCATCAAGGGCCAGGTCATGCGCACCGTCGTGGAGGCCGCCAGCGGACGGCAGATCGACACCACCGACGGGGTGCGCGTCACCGAGGACGACGGCCGCTGGGCCCTGGTCCTTCCCGACGCGGCCGCGCCCATCACCCGGCTGTGGGCCGAGGGCCCCGACCCGGCCGCCGCCGACGCGCTCCTCGACGAATGGAGCGCCGCCGTGCGCGGCTCGGCCGCCGCCTGA
- a CDS encoding acyltransferase family protein has translation MNGPAPPPAPRPAARPAVRGGRLPSLTGMRFAAALLVFCFHASYENLFADRRVNDAFAEAVSQAGWTGVSFFFVLSGFVLAFSARPRDTWRAFWRRRLWKIYPSHLLTLAAAVVLLAAAGLPRPGLLPNLLLVQAWWPDADVILSANPVSWSLSAEALFYLAFPALWAGVRRIRPEHLWRWAAALAAAVALMPLAAAALWPAGPHLHWLAISEEHYWFLLAFPPVRAAEFVLGMLMARLVSTGRLPHAGLWPPLLALACAYTAALAAPVAYGIAALGVLPLAWLVAAGAQADLRGRPSPFAARPLVWLGQVSFAFYLLHRLVQFHGHRALGEHRAFSTPAAAGLLMAAAALTLVLAWAMHTAVEQPLLRRFGHPRPRPRPRPSARGPLPRARGAKGPAPAARPVLPPASEEAR, from the coding sequence GTGAACGGCCCCGCCCCGCCGCCCGCCCCGCGGCCCGCGGCGCGGCCTGCCGTGCGCGGCGGGCGGCTGCCGTCGCTGACCGGGATGCGGTTCGCCGCGGCGCTGCTGGTGTTCTGCTTCCACGCCTCCTACGAGAACCTCTTCGCCGACCGGCGGGTCAACGACGCCTTCGCCGAGGCGGTCAGCCAGGCCGGCTGGACGGGGGTGTCGTTCTTCTTCGTGCTGAGCGGCTTCGTGCTGGCCTTCTCCGCCCGCCCCCGCGACACCTGGCGGGCCTTCTGGCGGCGCAGGCTGTGGAAGATCTACCCCAGTCATCTGCTGACCCTGGCCGCCGCCGTGGTGCTGCTGGCCGCCGCCGGCCTGCCCCGGCCCGGGCTGCTGCCCAACCTGCTGCTGGTGCAGGCCTGGTGGCCGGATGCCGACGTCATCCTCAGCGCCAACCCGGTCAGCTGGTCACTGAGCGCGGAAGCCCTGTTCTACCTGGCCTTTCCCGCCCTGTGGGCGGGCGTGCGCCGCATCCGCCCCGAACATCTGTGGCGGTGGGCCGCCGCCCTGGCGGCGGCCGTGGCCCTCATGCCGCTCGCGGCCGCCGCGCTGTGGCCGGCCGGGCCGCACCTGCACTGGCTGGCCATCAGCGAGGAGCACTACTGGTTCCTGCTCGCCTTCCCGCCGGTACGCGCCGCGGAGTTCGTCCTGGGCATGCTGATGGCCCGCCTGGTGAGCACCGGCCGCCTGCCCCACGCCGGGCTGTGGCCCCCGCTGCTGGCCCTGGCCTGCGCCTACACCGCGGCCCTGGCCGCCCCGGTGGCCTACGGCATCGCCGCCCTCGGCGTGCTCCCGCTGGCCTGGCTGGTCGCCGCCGGCGCCCAGGCCGATCTGCGCGGCCGCCCCAGCCCGTTCGCCGCCCGCCCCCTGGTCTGGCTGGGACAGGTGTCCTTCGCCTTCTACCTGCTGCACCGCCTGGTGCAGTTCCACGGCCACCGCGCGCTGGGCGAGCACCGCGCCTTCTCCACCCCGGCGGCGGCCGGGCTGCTGATGGCCGCCGCCGCCCTGACCCTGGTGCTGGCCTGGGCGATGCACACCGCCGTCGAGCAGCCCCTGCTGCGCCGCTTCGGCCACCCCCGCCCCCGCCCCCGCCCGCGCCCGTCTGCCCGCGGCCCGCTGCCCCGGGCCCGCGGGGCGAAAGGCCCCGCGCCCGCTGCCCGTCCGGTTCTTCCGCCCGCGTCCGAAGAGGCCCGATGA
- a CDS encoding STAS domain-containing protein — protein sequence MSFEAYFGFTGDTATIYLSGDLTDKRVPAVRTLIEQALSRPVNRLVLRMHGLTSLSAAGVRCLCCTQQQLPAGAQIVVDGACDSVRRVLQASGFAQAVTLIEGSLSLPDEPAAA from the coding sequence ATGAGTTTCGAGGCCTACTTCGGCTTCACCGGTGACACCGCCACGATCTACCTCAGCGGGGACCTGACCGACAAACGGGTGCCCGCCGTACGCACCCTGATCGAGCAGGCCCTGTCGCGCCCGGTGAACCGGCTGGTGCTGCGCATGCACGGGCTGACCTCGCTGTCCGCGGCCGGGGTGCGCTGCCTGTGCTGCACCCAGCAGCAGCTGCCCGCGGGCGCGCAGATCGTGGTGGACGGCGCCTGCGACAGCGTCCGCCGCGTGCTGCAGGCCAGCGGCTTCGCCCAGGCCGTCACGCTGATCGAGGGCTCCCTGAGCCTGCCCGACGAGCCCGCCGCCGCCTGA